The nucleotide window tatttaaaaaccttgccagaatggaccgagctcgaaaaaaatactaatctAAAATGAAGGAATAGACTCGTTtaactggcaatatctcctacactactttgagtatcttcattcggtaaagATTCCACATATCTGCAGATCCATACCGTctagaaaatataaaactgtTGAAGATATCTTATAGATAAATATACGAAAATCCTGCCGGAATGAAGAACGGTGTGCAATTTTAACAAGAATTCTGAGTAGTCCTTCTCGTGTAAACTACAATATCtcttttatatttgaatattttttcattcGGGAAAGTTTCCATTCATCTATGATACTACAGCTATCAGAATATATACagtttaattatatttaccTTTATCTATGGATGAAAACCCTGCCGGAATGGGAAAATATGGACCATTTTTTAGGTAAAATCATAGGTCGGAATGGAGGTAGTGACATAAACAAAATCGCAGTATCTCCGTtattattctatatattttcattcggtaaggTTACACTACATCTGTagaaccagggctattagaatatataaaactcgtttaaataaattaataaggtatttTCATAAATCTTGTCGAAATGGACCGAACTCGACAAAAAGCGTATCTAAAGTACTGCAGGGGATctcaataaaatgtaaatatctccTATTAGTACTTTAAATGCTTTCATTTGGTAAAGTTTCCACTCATGTATGGACCCAAAGTGTCAGGTAATTATAAACTGTGATATTTTGTGtgaattcttttttacaaaaCTTCGTACCGGAATGAACAGAGAATGTGCCAGCGAGAAAGCCTGTGAGCAAAAGTGTTTCTGCCCCCGGGATGAGGAGTGTGTCTGCGAGTGCGATGTGGATAAAAATCACCAGCAAAATGAAGAATCGCGTCCTTAAAACAATCCATGCCATCAACCGGGATGGACATGCATCATGTGAGAGAGAAGAAACAAGCCTGCAAATGCTAACAACGGAACCCGATGTGTGTGCTTATGTAAAATCGTTTGACAGCCATGGGGGTGTTGTGAAGAGTGCGTGCagaagcacccataaaaaaggTTGTGAGAGTGATGAGAAGAATGTGTGCAGAAGCACTCAGAATAAAGTTTGTGAGAGTGTTGAGAAGAATGTTTGCAGATGCACCCAGAAGAAAGTTTGTGAGAGTGATGAGAAGAATATGTGCAGAAATATACAGAATAAAGTTTGTGAGAGTGGTGGGAAGAATGTGTGCAGATGCACCCAGAAGAAAGTTTGTGAGAGTGATGAGAAGAATATGTGCAGAAGTATCCAGAATGAAGTTTGTGAGAGTGATGAGACGAATGTGTGCAGAAGCACCCAGAGGAAAGTCTGTGAGAGTGTTGCGAAGAATGTGTACAGAAGCACCCAGAAGAAAGTTTGTGAGAGTTGTAAGAAGAATATGTGCAGAAGTACCCAGAAGAAAGTTTCTGAGAGTGTTGAGAAGAATGTGTGCAGAAGCACCCAGAATGAAGTTTGTGAGAGTGATG belongs to Ostrea edulis chromosome 7, xbOstEdul1.1, whole genome shotgun sequence and includes:
- the LOC125654632 gene encoding axoneme-associated protein mst101(2)-like — translated: MKNRVLKTIHAINRDGHASCEREETSLQMLTTEPDVCAYVKSFDSHGGVVKSACRSTHKKGCESDEKNVCRSTQNKVCESVEKNVCRCTQKKVCESDEKNMCRNIQNKVCESGGKNVCRCTQKKVCESDEKNMCRSIQNEVCESDETNVCRSTQRKVCESVAKNVYRSTQKKVCESCKKNMCRSTQKKVSESVEKNVCRSTQNEVCESDEKNVCRNIQKKVCESDEKNINIQKKVCESDEKNVCRSTQKKVCESDEKDVCRTIQKKVCESDEKNVCRSTQKKVCESDEKDVCRTIQKEVCESDEKDVCRTIQENVKVSSDKSDSDCENNVKVLKGGGVLT